A section of the Methanoregula formicica SMSP genome encodes:
- a CDS encoding hydrogenase 3 maturation endopeptidase HyCI → MTTRDPAFPDLRRRLGGTRLIAVVGIGDELSHSDRLGMTAAREIDRQSIPGVQVFLAGTVPENITGPLRRYRPDHILLLDAAEMGERPGTIARIEPGRVRAGLFSTHALPLPVVMEYIERDIGIPVTLLGIQPGSSGAGDSLTGKDRAYLKENLRQLSEALRDR, encoded by the coding sequence ATGACCACCAGGGATCCGGCATTTCCCGACCTGCGGCGAAGACTGGGGGGCACACGCCTGATTGCCGTAGTCGGAATCGGCGATGAACTCAGTCATTCGGACCGGCTGGGAATGACCGCAGCACGGGAGATCGACCGCCAGAGCATCCCCGGCGTACAGGTTTTCCTTGCCGGTACTGTGCCGGAGAACATCACCGGCCCGCTCCGGAGGTACCGGCCGGACCATATCCTCCTTCTGGATGCGGCAGAGATGGGAGAGCGGCCCGGGACGATTGCCCGGATCGAACCGGGACGGGTCAGGGCGGGTCTCTTTTCGACACATGCCCTACCGCTGCCGGTGGTCATGGAGTATATCGAACGGGATATCGGGATACCCGTTACCCTGCTGGGGATCCAGCCCGGCAGTAGCGGGGCAGGGGATTCTCTGACCGGGAAAGACCGGGCATATCTGAAGGAGAACCTACGACAGTTATCAGAAGCCCTCCGGGACCGTTAG
- a CDS encoding complex I subunit 1 family protein — protein MIDPLLLTVYILIFPGFLFLLAYSLFFQYIDRKLAARMQHRVGPPLLQPLADFIKTLGKEVIDVKGVDRGAFSAAPLIALAAVMTAFLYIPIIGASPLAFQGDLILVLYLMTLPTLTLFVVGWLSRNVFACVGAIRSVTQLFIYEVPFFLVMLAPALMAGTWSVSEIVAWQQAHPWCAVLQPIGFVIALIALQAKLERTPFDIPEAETEIVAGPWTEMTGHRLALMKLAFDVSLVTGSALITALFLGGPEVPWVITPAWLAALAGFGLFLVKTLAVLFILSTLRVATGRIRLDQLNDIGWKYIAGAAVFQVALVLVMNAWWVQP, from the coding sequence ATGATAGATCCCCTCCTTCTGACAGTGTATATCCTCATCTTCCCCGGGTTTCTCTTCCTTTTGGCCTATTCCCTCTTCTTTCAGTATATCGACCGCAAGCTCGCGGCCCGGATGCAGCACCGGGTCGGCCCGCCGCTCCTCCAGCCGCTTGCCGACTTCATCAAGACGCTGGGCAAGGAGGTGATCGATGTAAAGGGTGTTGACCGCGGGGCTTTCAGCGCAGCCCCGCTCATCGCCCTTGCCGCAGTCATGACTGCATTCCTCTATATTCCAATTATCGGGGCAAGCCCGCTCGCCTTCCAGGGAGATCTCATCCTCGTCCTCTATCTCATGACGTTGCCGACCCTGACACTCTTCGTTGTGGGCTGGCTGAGCCGGAATGTCTTTGCCTGTGTTGGCGCAATCCGCAGCGTCACCCAGCTTTTCATTTACGAGGTGCCGTTCTTCCTGGTCATGCTTGCGCCGGCGCTGATGGCAGGCACCTGGTCGGTATCTGAAATCGTGGCATGGCAGCAGGCACATCCCTGGTGTGCAGTTCTCCAGCCAATCGGTTTTGTTATTGCGCTCATCGCCCTGCAGGCAAAGCTGGAGCGGACGCCGTTCGATATCCCCGAGGCAGAGACCGAGATCGTTGCCGGCCCGTGGACCGAGATGACCGGGCACCGGCTGGCCCTCATGAAGCTGGCATTCGATGTCTCGCTGGTCACCGGCAGCGCCCTCATTACCGCCCTGTTCCTCGGCGGCCCTGAGGTCCCGTGGGTAATCACACCTGCGTGGCTTGCCGCCCTTGCAGGCTTTGGCCTGTTCCTCGTAAAGACCCTCGCGGTCCTGTTCATCCTCTCCACCCTCCGGGTCGCCACCGGCCGTATCCGTCTCGACCAGCTCAACGATATCGGCTGGAAATACATTGCCGGGGCGGCCGTTTTCCAGGTCGCCCTCGTCCTTGTCATGAATGCATGGTGGGTGCAGCCATGA
- a CDS encoding 4Fe-4S dicluster domain-containing protein, whose product MSVIREMLHNLVTKPFTILYPYEKAPIPCTFRGEVAIDDDKCIGCSKCSLVCPPQVITMIDGPREVEFKGKSLARKKRPQVKLYKCIRCGLCERHCPTGAIHLKDTLSGCGTDKEAVIT is encoded by the coding sequence ATGAGTGTCATCCGGGAGATGCTGCACAACCTGGTTACAAAACCCTTCACCATCCTCTACCCGTACGAGAAGGCCCCGATCCCCTGCACGTTCCGCGGGGAAGTGGCGATCGACGATGACAAGTGCATCGGCTGCTCGAAGTGCTCGCTGGTCTGCCCGCCGCAGGTAATCACGATGATCGACGGCCCGCGTGAGGTCGAGTTCAAGGGAAAGAGCCTTGCACGGAAGAAGCGGCCGCAGGTGAAACTCTATAAGTGCATCCGCTGCGGGCTCTGCGAGCGGCACTGCCCCACCGGGGCGATCCACCTTAAGGACACGCTCTCGGGTTGCGGTACGGACAAGGAAGCCGTGATAACGTAA
- a CDS encoding DNA-directed DNA polymerase II small subunit → MLTAQEIALRFLDTKLQVHPEVVRYILENDEPDLIERIIAGVPEDTVVVSAKHIPGIRPTRDGTRFLLDPTVEVVSGNPGTSGPVNGTGDYLHYFRDRFSRLGGMIRGRVGAMPIEGLTKNTRYRQEECTVIGMVVDVSTTKNGHRIAEIEDSSASISVLFRKDRPVFADAEKIVHDEVIGVKGKLSNDGRLFFAEFLYRPDIRIDNTPFKSDKPGKAVLISDVHVGSNTFLEEAWNRFADWLSDSDYQYLLIAGDLVDGIGIYPGQDQELTIKNIYEQYDAFGAMLSDLPSRMKIIISPGNHDVVRGAEPQPVIPEAFTKKFPQNCMQVENPAVVNLQGVRVMMYHGRSIDDMIGLIPGASYEHSGLMMEEMLIRRHLAPAYGRRTPIAAGRTDRMIIDPIPEILHTGHVHIKGITTYRGVLGVNAGTWQSQTAFQKQMNVNPTPALAVVVDLQTLMPETFSFA, encoded by the coding sequence ATGCTGACTGCGCAGGAGATCGCGCTCCGGTTCCTCGACACCAAGCTCCAGGTCCACCCCGAGGTGGTCCGCTATATCCTGGAGAACGATGAGCCGGACCTGATCGAGCGCATCATCGCCGGGGTGCCGGAGGATACGGTTGTCGTCTCCGCAAAGCACATCCCGGGCATCCGCCCGACCCGGGACGGCACCCGCTTCCTCCTCGATCCTACGGTTGAGGTAGTGAGCGGCAACCCGGGCACCTCGGGCCCCGTGAACGGGACCGGCGATTACCTGCACTATTTCCGCGACCGCTTCAGCCGGCTTGGCGGGATGATTCGGGGCCGCGTCGGGGCGATGCCGATCGAGGGGCTCACCAAAAATACCCGGTACCGGCAGGAAGAATGCACGGTCATCGGGATGGTCGTGGACGTGAGCACGACAAAAAACGGCCACCGTATCGCCGAGATCGAGGACTCTTCGGCAAGCATCTCCGTCCTCTTCCGGAAGGACCGCCCGGTCTTTGCCGATGCAGAGAAGATTGTCCATGACGAGGTGATCGGGGTCAAGGGAAAACTCTCGAACGACGGCCGCCTCTTCTTTGCAGAGTTCCTCTACCGCCCGGACATCCGCATTGACAATACGCCGTTCAAGAGCGACAAGCCGGGAAAGGCTGTTCTCATCTCCGATGTCCACGTGGGCAGCAACACGTTCCTCGAAGAGGCCTGGAACCGGTTCGCGGACTGGCTCTCGGATTCCGATTACCAGTACCTCCTCATTGCGGGAGACCTCGTAGATGGGATCGGCATCTACCCCGGGCAGGACCAAGAGCTGACGATCAAGAACATTTACGAGCAGTACGATGCCTTCGGGGCGATGCTCTCCGATCTCCCCTCGCGGATGAAGATCATCATCTCGCCGGGAAACCACGATGTGGTGCGGGGCGCCGAGCCCCAGCCGGTCATCCCCGAGGCGTTCACGAAGAAGTTCCCGCAAAACTGCATGCAGGTCGAGAACCCTGCCGTCGTCAATCTTCAGGGAGTCCGGGTGATGATGTATCACGGCCGGTCCATCGACGACATGATCGGCCTCATCCCCGGCGCATCCTACGAGCATTCCGGGCTGATGATGGAAGAGATGCTCATCCGCCGTCACCTCGCTCCCGCATACGGGCGCCGGACACCGATTGCCGCCGGCAGGACCGACCGGATGATCATCGACCCAATCCCCGAGATCCTCCACACGGGCCATGTGCACATCAAGGGCATCACCACCTACCGTGGCGTACTCGGAGTCAATGCCGGCACCTGGCAGTCCCAGACCGCATTCCAGAAGCAGATGAACGTGAACCCGACACCGGCGCTCGCGGTCGTTGTGGACTTACAGACGCTGATGCCGGAGACGTTCAGCTTTGCATGA